In the genome of Nomascus leucogenys isolate Asia chromosome 12, Asia_NLE_v1, whole genome shotgun sequence, the window CCGTCtgggtgcagctggaggccgCCCCGCTCAACAAGTGCCGGGTGCCATGGCAACGGCGGGAATTTCCCGGTCGGGAGGCCGGAAGCAGCCCTTGCTGGGCTCGCGGCAGCGAAAGCAAAATCCGATCTCTGCCGGGGGAGCAAAATGGACGAAAGGCGACCACGAGGCAGGGGCGCTGGGTGCCTTGGGAACCCAAGGAATCCCTTCTCTTTGCCAGTCAGAGGGGACTAGAGGGAGCCGAAGGGGCCGGAGATGGGCCGAGCGCTGCCCCCCGGGGGTCCTCGGCGCCGGGCGCAGCTTACGAGCTCAGCGCAGCGGGCTCCATTCTCGGCCGCCGCCGCTCAGCCCATTACGCAAACCCGGCGGGTCCAACCAACCCCGCTCTGCCGCCgctgctggaacccaggaggcatgcTTGGAGGCTTCGGGCACTACGCGGGGCTGGATATACCACGCACTGCCCTTTCGCCTAGACCCCGCTCGGGCCAAGCGGGTTCTGCCCTCAAAGCTCGTGGCTGCGCCagacttgggggtggggggaggggaaggcgCGAGGCTGGCGCCCCCTCCCCCCTTTGGCTCCCGCGTTCGTTGCAGCAGCTGTTGCCAAATGAACCCCAGAATGGGGACGTGcaaccctccaccccacccccagccacacATGTCGCGGTCAGAAAACTGAGAAGGGGGCGCTGGGTCCGAGGTTCTGGAAAAGCAAGAACTCACCTGCAAACAGGCAGTCCTTCTCAGCTCTGGACTTCTGGATTACGACGTCGATATCCTTCTGAATTCGTTCTTGCCTTGAACCCATCCCCATTAAATAAATCCCTGGAAAAGAAGTAGCCGCTatttccaccccaccccacccccctcgCACGCTTCCAACTTTCGTAAATATTCAGTTAAAAATGAAACCTCTGGCCGAGGCAGGGGCTGAAGGCCAAGTGGTTTCGGAAGTGATCCTGGGtgagaggaggtggaggaggaggtggaggaggaggaggagggggaggttggCTTTGCATTCCCAGATGTGACCGCCCAGCTGCTGCTCGCCGTTGCTGGATTCCAATTTCCTCTCC includes:
- the LOC100589428 gene encoding LOW QUALITY PROTEIN: uncharacterized protein LOC100589428 (The sequence of the model RefSeq protein was modified relative to this genomic sequence to represent the inferred CDS: inserted 6 bases in 5 codons), whose amino-acid sequence is MRRAPVWVQLEAAPLNKCRVPWQRREFPGXGGRKQPLLGSRQRKQNPXSLPGEQNGRKATXEAGALGALGTQGIPSLCQSEGTRGSRRGRRWAERCPPGVLGAGRSLRAQRSGLHSRPPPLSPLRKPGGSNQPRSAAAAGTQEACLEASGTTRGWIYHALPFRLDPXSGQAGSALKARGCARLGGGGRGRREAGAPSPLWLPRSLQQLLPNEPQNGDVXTLHPTPSHTCRGQKTEKGALGPRFWKSKNSPANRQSFSALDFWITTSISF